The proteins below are encoded in one region of Bacillus vallismortis:
- a CDS encoding MraY family glycosyltransferase has protein sequence MLDERMIRIVVAFIVSLLTVLIITPIVKRIAIKIGAVDQPSNRKVHDKIMPRMGGLAIFIGVVAGVLAAGIYTETKMTAITVGAFIIVVLGILDDKYQLSAKVKFLIQLGVAIMIVSTGLKMDFFSVPFLAERFELGWLAYPLTVLWIVGITNAINLIDGLDGLAAGLSVIGLSTIAVMALSGGKVLILSLSLVVIASTLGFLFHNFHPAKIFMGDTGSLFLGYCISILSLLGLYKSVTLFSIVIPIIILGVPIFDTTFAIIRRILNKQPISAPDKSHIHHRLMAFGLSHRMSVIVIYLIGFIFSISAIVLKSATIWLSLFIIFILIIFMQIIAEVTGLVNEKFKPFTKFYKRLVKRN, from the coding sequence ATGCTTGACGAACGCATGATTCGCATTGTTGTTGCGTTTATTGTCTCGCTGCTGACAGTTTTAATCATAACCCCAATCGTAAAAAGGATTGCGATTAAAATAGGTGCAGTTGACCAGCCCAGCAATCGAAAAGTACATGACAAAATCATGCCCCGGATGGGCGGGCTGGCCATTTTTATCGGAGTGGTTGCAGGTGTGCTTGCAGCCGGTATTTACACAGAAACAAAAATGACGGCTATTACAGTCGGAGCATTCATCATTGTTGTGTTAGGTATTCTTGACGATAAATATCAATTAAGTGCAAAAGTTAAGTTTTTGATTCAATTAGGCGTAGCCATTATGATTGTAAGCACCGGTTTAAAAATGGACTTTTTCTCAGTGCCTTTTTTAGCAGAACGGTTTGAGCTAGGATGGCTGGCTTATCCTCTGACAGTATTATGGATTGTCGGCATCACAAATGCAATTAACCTGATTGATGGATTGGATGGCCTTGCAGCCGGTCTTTCTGTTATCGGCCTGTCAACGATCGCCGTTATGGCGCTATCTGGAGGAAAAGTACTTATTCTGTCACTCTCATTGGTGGTTATCGCCAGTACACTTGGATTTTTGTTCCATAACTTTCATCCGGCAAAAATCTTTATGGGTGATACAGGATCGCTTTTTCTAGGGTATTGTATTTCGATTCTTTCATTATTAGGGCTGTATAAAAGTGTAACATTGTTCAGTATCGTTATCCCGATTATTATATTAGGCGTGCCGATATTTGACACAACATTTGCTATCATCAGAAGAATTTTAAACAAACAGCCGATTTCGGCACCCGATAAGTCCCATATCCACCATAGACTGATGGCCTTTGGCCTTTCACACCGAATGTCGGTCATTGTGATATATCTCATTGGATTTATTTTCAGCATCAGTGCAATTGTGCTTAAAAGTGCCACAATTTGGCTCTCTTTGTTTATTATCTTCATTTTAATTATTTTTATGCAAATCATAGCAGAAGTGACAGGACTCGTGAATGAAAAATTTAAGCCGTTTACGAAATTTTATAAACGGCTGGTGAAACGAAACTAA
- a CDS encoding LCP family protein — MAERVRVRVRKKKKSKRRKILKRMMLLFTLALLVVVGLGGYKLYKTISAADDSYDALSRGNKSNLRSEVVDMKKKPFSILFMGIEDYATKGQKGRSDSLIVVTLDPKNKTMKMLSIPRDTRVQLASNTTGSKAKINAAYSKGGKDETVETVEKFLQIPIDKYVTVDFDGFKDVINEVGGIDVDVPFDFDEKSDVDESKRIYFKKGEMHLNGEEALAYARMRKQDKRGDFGRNDRQKQILNALIDQMSSASNIAKIDKIAEKASENVETNIRITEGLALQQIYSGFTSKKIDTLSITGSDLYLGPNNIYYFEPDATNLEIVRKTLQDHLHYSPDTNSTGTDESTTTDGTTYSNDGSTNSNSTTNSTTDSSY; from the coding sequence ATGGCTGAACGCGTTAGAGTGCGTGTGCGAAAGAAGAAAAAGAGCAAACGCAGGAAAATTTTAAAAAGAATGATGTTATTATTCACCCTTGCCTTATTGGTGGTCGTAGGGCTTGGAGGATATAAACTTTATAAAACCATTAGCGCTGCGGATGATTCATATGATGCTCTTTCCCGCGGAAATAAATCAAATCTTCGCAGCGAAGTTGTTGATATGAAGAAAAAGCCGTTTTCTATTTTATTTATGGGGATAGAGGATTACGCGACCAAAGGACAAAAAGGGAGATCAGACTCTCTTATTGTCGTTACCCTGGATCCCAAAAATAAAACCATGAAAATGCTGAGTATTCCGCGTGATACACGAGTGCAATTAGCCAGTAACACAACCGGAAGCAAAGCAAAGATTAATGCCGCTTACAGCAAAGGCGGAAAAGATGAGACAGTTGAAACTGTTGAAAAATTCTTGCAAATCCCGATCGATAAATATGTCACAGTTGATTTTGACGGATTTAAAGATGTTATTAATGAAGTTGGCGGTATTGATGTAGATGTGCCTTTCGATTTTGATGAAAAAAGTGACGTAGACGAAAGCAAACGGATTTACTTCAAAAAAGGCGAGATGCATTTAAACGGCGAAGAAGCCTTGGCGTATGCCCGTATGAGGAAACAGGATAAACGCGGAGACTTTGGCCGTAATGACAGACAGAAACAAATCTTAAATGCGCTGATTGACCAAATGTCAAGTGCAAGCAACATTGCTAAGATCGATAAAATCGCAGAAAAAGCAAGCGAAAACGTTGAAACCAATATTCGCATTACGGAAGGTTTAGCGCTGCAGCAGATTTACAGCGGCTTTACCAGCAAGAAAATCGACACGTTGAGCATTACAGGATCTGATTTATATTTAGGGCCGAACAACATATATTATTTTGAACCAGACGCAACAAATCTGGAGATTGTCAGAAAAACGCTCCAAGATCATTTACATTATAGTCCAGATACAAACAGCACCGGCACAGATGAAAGCACAACAACTGACGGTACGACGTATTCGAATGACGGCAGCACAAACTCAAACAGTACAACGAATTCAACAACGGATTCATCCTATTAA
- a CDS encoding YigZ family protein yields MLHSYFTVKEAGEHEIVIEKSRFICHLSRVSTEQEAQEFIQKIKKQHWNATHNCSAYVIGENDHIQKANDDGEPSGTAGVPMLEVLKKRGLKDTCAVVTRYFGGIKLGAGGLIRAYGKSVSEGLNHIGVVERKLMRVMHTSADYTWLGKIENELRESQFLLKDIHYAENVEFEVYVEEKETNAFSEWMTELTNGKSDIKEGELTYLEKAVNHIKETE; encoded by the coding sequence ATGCTGCACAGCTATTTTACTGTGAAAGAAGCAGGAGAACACGAGATTGTTATAGAAAAATCGCGTTTTATCTGTCATTTAAGCCGTGTTTCTACTGAACAAGAGGCACAGGAGTTTATACAGAAAATAAAAAAACAGCACTGGAATGCGACTCATAATTGCTCGGCTTACGTCATTGGCGAAAACGACCATATCCAAAAAGCCAATGATGATGGAGAACCAAGCGGCACAGCGGGAGTGCCGATGCTTGAAGTATTAAAAAAACGCGGCCTTAAAGATACTTGCGCCGTTGTTACACGATACTTCGGAGGCATTAAACTTGGGGCCGGCGGATTAATTCGCGCTTATGGGAAATCAGTGTCTGAAGGATTAAATCATATTGGTGTTGTAGAACGTAAGCTCATGCGGGTCATGCATACTTCCGCAGATTACACGTGGCTCGGCAAGATTGAAAATGAACTAAGAGAATCACAATTTCTGCTAAAGGACATCCATTATGCCGAAAATGTTGAATTCGAAGTATATGTGGAAGAAAAAGAAACAAACGCATTTTCTGAGTGGATGACAGAACTGACAAATGGAAAGAGTGATATTAAAGAGGGAGAGTTGACGTACCTTGAAAAAGCCGTCAATCACATAAAGGAGACTGAATAA
- the degS gene encoding two-component sensor histidine kinase DegS, with translation MNKTKMDSKVLDSILMKMLKTVDGSKDEVFQIGEQSRQQYEQLVEELKQIKQQVYEVIELGDKLEVQTRHARNRLSEVSRNFHRFSEEEIRTAYEKAHKLQVELTMIQQREKQLRERRDDLERRLLGLQEIIERSESLVSQITVVLNYLNQDLREVGLLLADAQAKQDFGLRIIEAQEEERKRVSREIHDGPAQMLANVMMRSELIERIFRDRGTEDGFQEIKNLRQNVRNALYEVRRIIYDLRPMALDDLGLIPTLRKYLYTTEEYNGNVKIHFQCIGETEDRRLAPQFEVALFRLAQEAVSNALKHSESEEITVKVEITKDFVILMIKDNGKGFDLKEAKEKKNKSFGLLGMKERVDLLEGTMTIDSKIGLGTFIMIKVPLSL, from the coding sequence ATGAATAAAACAAAGATGGATTCCAAAGTTTTGGATTCTATTTTGATGAAGATGCTGAAAACCGTTGACGGGAGCAAGGACGAGGTTTTTCAGATCGGGGAACAGTCACGCCAGCAGTATGAACAGCTGGTTGAAGAACTGAAACAGATTAAACAGCAGGTTTATGAAGTGATCGAGCTAGGCGATAAACTAGAAGTGCAAACCCGCCATGCGAGAAACCGTTTATCCGAGGTCAGCCGCAATTTTCATCGATTCAGCGAGGAGGAAATTCGCACTGCTTACGAAAAAGCCCATAAGCTACAGGTGGAATTGACGATGATCCAGCAGCGGGAGAAGCAGCTGCGCGAACGCCGGGATGATTTAGAGCGCAGATTGTTAGGCCTTCAGGAAATCATTGAACGGTCGGAATCATTAGTAAGCCAAATTACAGTTGTCCTTAACTACTTGAATCAGGATTTGCGCGAAGTCGGACTGCTTCTTGCTGATGCTCAGGCAAAACAGGATTTTGGCTTAAGAATTATTGAAGCGCAGGAAGAAGAACGAAAAAGGGTCTCAAGAGAAATTCATGACGGACCCGCTCAAATGCTGGCAAATGTGATGATGAGATCGGAATTAATAGAGCGGATTTTCCGTGACCGCGGCACTGAGGACGGTTTCCAAGAAATTAAAAATCTCCGTCAAAATGTGCGAAATGCCCTTTACGAAGTGAGAAGGATTATATATGATTTAAGACCGATGGCCCTTGATGATCTGGGCCTGATTCCAACTTTGAGAAAATATCTATATACAACAGAGGAATATAACGGTAATGTTAAAATACATTTTCAGTGCATCGGTGAAACAGAGGATAGGCGGCTTGCGCCCCAGTTTGAAGTGGCGCTATTCAGGCTCGCACAGGAAGCTGTGTCTAATGCACTAAAGCATTCCGAATCTGAAGAAATTACTGTCAAAGTTGAGATCACAAAGGATTTTGTGATTTTAATGATAAAAGATAACGGCAAAGGGTTTGACCTGAAGGAAGCGAAAGAGAAGAAAAACAAATCATTCGGCTTGCTTGGCATGAAAGAAAGAGTAGATTTATTGGAAGGAACCATGACAATAGATTCGAAAATAGGTCTTGGGACATTTATTATGATCAAGGTTCCGTTATCTCTTTGA
- the degU gene encoding two-component system response regulator DegU — translation MTKVNIVIIDDHQLFREGVKRILDFEPTFEVVAEGDDGDEAARIVEHYHPDVVIMDINMPNVNGVEATKQLVELYPESKVIILSIHDDENYVTHALKTGARGYLLKEMDADTLIEAVKVVAEGGSYLHPKVTHNLVNEFRRLATSGVSAHPQHEVYPEIRRPLHILTRRECEVLQMLADGKSNRGIGESLFISEKTVKNHVSNILQKMNVNDRTQAVVVAIKNGWVEMR, via the coding sequence GTGACTAAAGTAAACATTGTTATTATCGACGACCATCAGTTATTTCGTGAAGGTGTTAAACGGATATTGGATTTTGAACCTACCTTTGAAGTGGTAGCCGAAGGGGACGACGGAGATGAAGCGGCTCGTATTGTCGAGCACTATCATCCTGATGTTGTGATCATGGATATCAATATGCCAAACGTAAATGGTGTGGAAGCTACAAAACAGCTTGTAGAGCTGTATCCTGAATCTAAAGTAATTATTCTATCAATTCACGATGACGAAAATTATGTAACACATGCCCTGAAAACCGGCGCGAGAGGTTATCTGCTGAAAGAGATGGATGCCGATACATTAATTGAAGCGGTTAAAGTAGTTGCCGAGGGAGGTTCTTATCTTCATCCGAAGGTTACTCACAACCTCGTTAACGAATTTCGCCGTCTTGCAACAAGCGGAGTTTCTGCACACCCTCAGCATGAGGTCTACCCTGAAATCCGCAGACCATTACATATCTTAACTAGACGGGAATGTGAAGTGCTGCAGATGCTTGCAGACGGAAAAAGCAACCGCGGTATCGGTGAATCATTGTTTATCAGTGAGAAAACCGTCAAAAACCATGTGAGCAATATCTTGCAGAAAATGAATGTAAACGACCGGACGCAAGCCGTTGTGGTCGCCATTAAAAATGGCTGGGTAGAAATGAGATAG
- a CDS encoding DegV family protein, protein MNIAVVTDSTAYIPKEMREQHQIHMIPLQVVFGEETYREEIELDWRSFYEEVKKHTELPTTSQPPIGELIALYEELGKSYDAVISIHLSSGISGTFSSAAAADAMVENIKVYPFDSEISCLAQGFYALKAAELIKNGASSPEDIIKELEEMKKTVRAYFMVDDLAHLQRGGRLSSAQAFIGSLLKVKPILHFDNKVIVPFEKIRTRKKAISRIYELLDEDASKGLPMRAAVIHANREEEAAKIIEELSAKYPHVEFYNSYFGAVIGTHLGEGALGICWCFQ, encoded by the coding sequence ATGAATATTGCAGTCGTAACAGACAGCACGGCATATATCCCGAAAGAAATGCGTGAACAACATCAAATACATATGATCCCACTCCAGGTTGTGTTTGGTGAAGAAACGTATCGGGAAGAAATCGAATTGGACTGGAGAAGCTTCTATGAGGAAGTAAAGAAACATACTGAGCTTCCCACGACTTCACAGCCGCCAATCGGCGAACTGATCGCTTTGTATGAAGAGCTTGGCAAGTCTTATGATGCGGTTATCAGTATCCATCTTTCCAGCGGAATCAGCGGCACGTTCAGCAGTGCAGCAGCGGCTGACGCAATGGTGGAAAATATTAAAGTGTATCCATTTGACTCAGAGATCAGCTGTTTGGCTCAAGGTTTTTATGCTCTTAAAGCTGCTGAATTAATCAAAAATGGAGCGTCATCACCGGAAGATATCATAAAAGAACTGGAAGAAATGAAAAAAACAGTTCGGGCGTATTTTATGGTAGATGATTTAGCGCACCTTCAGCGGGGCGGACGATTAAGCAGTGCCCAGGCCTTTATTGGGAGTCTTCTAAAGGTAAAGCCTATTCTTCACTTTGACAATAAGGTAATTGTGCCTTTTGAGAAGATTCGCACACGTAAAAAAGCAATTTCACGAATTTATGAGCTTTTAGACGAGGATGCGAGTAAAGGATTGCCTATGCGTGCTGCTGTTATTCACGCTAATCGAGAAGAAGAAGCAGCGAAAATCATTGAGGAGCTTTCTGCAAAATATCCTCATGTTGAATTTTATAACAGTTATTTTGGAGCGGTAATCGGCACTCATTTGGGTGAGGGCGCGCTTGGAATTTGCTGGTGTTTTCAATAA
- the comFA gene encoding ATP-dependent helicase ComFA produces the protein MNMTFSKELQQTLQGRHLLRTEVPFSDELIEWHIKNGYIGAQNSISKNKREYRCNRCGQNDQRYFSNYHSSGKKQLYCRSCVMMGRVSEEVPLYSWKEEDELHWKPIKLTWNGELSRGQQKAANVLIEAISRKKELLIWAVCGAGKTEILFPGIESALNQGLRVCIATPRTDVVLELAPRLKAAFQGADIAALYGSSEDKGRLSPLVISTTHQLLRYKDAFDVIIVDEVDAFPYSADQTLQFAVQKAKKKISTLVYLSATPSKELKRKTMNGQLHSIRIPARHHQKPLPEPRFLWCGNWKKKLTRNKIPPAVKRWIEFHVKEGRPVFLFVPSVSVLEKAAACFKDIHCRTASVHAEDKDRKEKVQQFRDGQLDLLITTTILERGVTVHKVQTGILGAESPIFTESALVQIAGRTGRHKEYADGDVTFFHYGKTKSMLDARKHIKEMNALAEKNERTD, from the coding sequence ATGAACATGACTTTCTCAAAAGAATTACAGCAGACGCTTCAAGGCCGTCATTTGCTCAGAACTGAAGTCCCATTTTCCGATGAGCTGATTGAATGGCATATCAAGAACGGTTATATTGGCGCTCAAAACTCAATATCCAAAAATAAACGGGAGTATAGGTGTAATAGGTGCGGCCAAAATGATCAGCGTTATTTTTCTAATTATCACTCATCTGGAAAGAAGCAGCTGTATTGCCGTTCCTGTGTCATGATGGGAAGAGTAAGTGAGGAAGTGCCTTTATATTCATGGAAAGAGGAGGATGAACTCCATTGGAAGCCTATCAAGCTGACTTGGAATGGCGAGCTCTCAAGGGGACAGCAAAAAGCCGCCAATGTCTTAATTGAAGCAATATCCAGAAAAAAAGAACTCCTCATCTGGGCAGTTTGCGGCGCTGGCAAAACTGAGATATTATTCCCCGGTATAGAGTCAGCATTAAATCAAGGACTGCGTGTATGTATTGCGACACCCCGCACCGATGTTGTATTAGAGCTAGCTCCGAGGCTCAAGGCCGCTTTTCAGGGCGCTGACATTGCGGCACTATACGGGAGCAGCGAGGACAAAGGGCGTTTATCTCCTCTTGTGATTTCCACTACACATCAGCTTTTGCGATATAAAGACGCATTCGATGTTATCATCGTTGATGAAGTTGATGCTTTTCCGTATTCCGCTGATCAAACTCTTCAATTCGCTGTTCAAAAAGCCAAAAAGAAAATCAGCACGCTGGTTTATTTAAGTGCAACACCTTCTAAAGAACTAAAAAGAAAAACAATGAACGGACAGCTGCATTCAATTCGCATTCCAGCAAGACACCACCAGAAACCTCTTCCAGAACCGCGTTTTCTATGGTGCGGAAACTGGAAAAAGAAATTAACCCGAAATAAAATCCCGCCAGCGGTAAAAAGATGGATAGAGTTTCATGTGAAAGAAGGGAGGCCTGTGTTTTTATTTGTTCCCTCCGTTTCTGTTTTAGAAAAGGCAGCGGCCTGCTTTAAAGATATTCATTGCCGAACGGCGTCTGTTCATGCGGAAGATAAGGACAGAAAAGAAAAAGTACAGCAATTCAGAGATGGTCAGCTTGATCTTTTAATCACAACAACAATATTAGAAAGAGGCGTTACGGTTCATAAGGTGCAAACAGGGATATTAGGGGCGGAATCACCTATCTTTACGGAAAGCGCACTTGTGCAAATCGCAGGAAGAACCGGCCGGCATAAAGAATACGCGGACGGCGATGTTACTTTCTTTCATTACGGAAAAACAAAGAGCATGCTGGATGCAAGAAAGCATATAAAAGAAATGAATGCTTTGGCGGAAAAAAATGAAAGAACAGACTAG
- a CDS encoding late competence development ComFB family protein, whose product MLVNSKEIIMKELLDRYMDQLHMTCTCQVCKNDVLALSLNQVRPSYVTDLKKIAYTKAELVDKQKNTAMLVILAESAAAVSDSPNDLCQKKQEGEFIN is encoded by the coding sequence ATGCTTGTCAATTCCAAAGAAATCATAATGAAAGAACTGCTCGACCGATATATGGACCAGCTTCATATGACTTGCACTTGCCAAGTATGCAAAAACGATGTATTGGCACTTTCTTTAAATCAAGTAAGACCATCTTATGTTACTGATCTTAAAAAGATCGCATATACGAAAGCTGAGCTGGTAGATAAACAAAAAAATACGGCTATGCTTGTGATTTTGGCTGAATCTGCTGCAGCGGTTTCAGATAGTCCAAACGATTTATGCCAAAAGAAGCAGGAGGGGGAATTCATAAACTGA
- a CDS encoding amidophosphoribosyltransferase, which produces MPKEAGGGIHKLICLLCDTPFSQPVTWRALFLLKLEEKVCHSCRSKFKKITGHICPLCGKPQSIHELCKDCETWKLRMNDSLLLRQNRSVYTYNDMMKETLSRFKFRGDAEIINAFKSDFSSTFSKVYPDNHVVLVPIPLSKEREKERGFNQAQLLAECLDRPIRHALFRLNNEKQSKKTKAERLLSEHIFDTKNNSVEGMNIILIDDLYTTGATLHFAARCLLEKGKAGSVASFTLIRS; this is translated from the coding sequence ATGCCAAAAGAAGCAGGAGGGGGAATTCATAAACTGATCTGTCTATTATGTGATACGCCATTTTCTCAACCTGTTACATGGAGAGCTCTTTTTTTATTAAAGCTTGAAGAAAAGGTCTGTCATTCCTGCAGAAGCAAATTTAAAAAAATCACAGGGCATATCTGCCCGCTATGCGGCAAGCCTCAATCCATTCATGAGCTATGCAAGGATTGCGAGACGTGGAAATTAAGGATGAATGACAGCTTGCTGCTGCGCCAAAACCGTTCAGTTTACACATATAATGATATGATGAAAGAAACACTCTCCCGTTTTAAATTTAGAGGAGATGCAGAAATCATAAATGCATTTAAAAGTGATTTCTCTTCAACCTTCTCAAAGGTTTACCCCGATAACCATGTTGTTCTCGTTCCTATTCCGCTGAGCAAGGAACGGGAAAAGGAGCGTGGGTTTAATCAGGCACAGCTCCTCGCAGAATGCTTAGACCGTCCTATCCGCCATGCCCTCTTCCGCTTGAATAATGAGAAACAGTCTAAGAAAACGAAAGCAGAACGCCTGCTTTCAGAGCATATTTTTGATACAAAAAACAATTCAGTCGAAGGTATGAATATCATTTTAATAGACGATCTTTATACAACAGGCGCTACTTTGCATTTTGCAGCCCGCTGTTTATTAGAGAAGGGGAAAGCCGGTTCTGTGGCATCTTTTACCTTGATCAGAAGCTAA
- a CDS encoding TIGR03826 family flagellar region protein gives MGELANCPKCNALFFKTKLQTVCQACIKEEEKSFETVYKFLRKQENRKSTLDRITEETGVEEELILKFIRQKRIQITHLPNLAYPCERCGTSIREGKFCKACQSDIKAQMDHLDHEDALKTERENSKKDTYYAYNTKNS, from the coding sequence ATGGGAGAACTGGCGAATTGCCCAAAATGCAATGCTTTATTTTTTAAAACAAAGCTGCAAACTGTATGTCAGGCGTGTATTAAGGAAGAAGAAAAATCATTTGAGACTGTATATAAGTTTTTAAGAAAACAGGAAAATCGGAAATCAACTTTGGACCGCATAACAGAGGAAACAGGTGTAGAAGAAGAGCTGATATTGAAATTCATCAGGCAGAAACGGATTCAAATCACTCATCTTCCTAATTTGGCATACCCATGTGAGAGGTGCGGGACATCGATTCGAGAAGGCAAGTTCTGTAAGGCTTGCCAGTCAGATATAAAGGCTCAAATGGATCATTTGGACCATGAAGATGCACTGAAAACCGAGAGGGAAAATAGTAAAAAAGACACGTACTATGCCTATAATACCAAAAACAGCTGA
- the flgM gene encoding flagellar biosynthesis anti-sigma factor FlgM, with translation MKINQFGTQSVNPYQKKYEKQAVQKNAAQPQDKIEISSQAKEMQHASDAVTGSRQEKIAQLKAQIENGSYKVDANHIAKNIVNFYKKQ, from the coding sequence ATGAAAATCAATCAATTTGGAACACAATCCGTTAATCCATACCAAAAAAAATATGAAAAGCAAGCGGTGCAAAAAAATGCTGCACAGCCCCAAGATAAAATTGAGATTTCATCACAGGCTAAAGAAATGCAACATGCATCTGATGCAGTCACTGGTTCGCGCCAGGAAAAAATTGCGCAGCTTAAAGCGCAAATTGAAAACGGGTCATACAAAGTAGACGCTAATCATATAGCGAAAAATATTGTTAACTTTTATAAAAAGCAATAA
- the flgN gene encoding flagellar protein FlgN yields MSAKPIIDQLKRLCVLHEHLLTLSQEKTEALKAGKTKELSNILTKEQKYIQAIGQTEDDRIKATSAFLGYSENNTISACIAKTSGSEKEELEQLYESLSNAIGRLKEVNEMNRQLTRDALQFISISYDMLVPKENNFNYSKSIKAELPKSSRMKLFDSKA; encoded by the coding sequence ATGTCAGCAAAGCCAATTATTGACCAATTGAAGCGACTTTGCGTTCTTCATGAGCACCTGCTCACGCTGTCTCAGGAAAAGACGGAAGCGCTCAAGGCCGGCAAAACGAAAGAGCTTTCTAACATTTTGACAAAAGAGCAAAAATATATACAAGCAATCGGACAGACAGAAGATGACCGGATCAAAGCAACTTCCGCTTTTCTCGGATACAGTGAAAACAACACCATTTCCGCATGTATCGCCAAAACTTCAGGCAGTGAAAAGGAAGAGCTGGAACAACTATATGAGTCTCTTTCTAACGCTATCGGACGTCTGAAGGAAGTGAATGAGATGAATAGGCAGCTCACAAGAGATGCGCTGCAATTCATTTCAATTTCGTACGATATGCTGGTTCCTAAGGAAAATAACTTCAATTACAGCAAATCAATTAAAGCTGAGCTTCCGAAGAGCAGCCGAATGAAGCTATTTGATTCAAAAGCTTAG